In Bradyrhizobium sp. WBOS07, the genomic window TCCAGCGAGGGCGCCTCCAGCGCTTTCGCCACGGTCTCGCCGGGCCCGGTGCCTTCGATCAGCCCGCCGATGCCGATGCCGCCGAGGATCGCCGAGCGCAGCCGCTGCGGCTCGTTGAGGGAGAGCCACGCCGCCATCCGTCCGCCCATCGAATAGCCCATGATGTCGGCCTGCGGGATGGCGAGATGATCCATCAGCGCCAGCACGTCGCCGGCCATGGTCGGAATCGAATATTGCGCGGGCTCGTACAGCTTGGCGCTGTCGCCGTGGCCGCGATTGTCGAGCGCGATGACGCGGCGGCCGTTCTTGCGCAGCTCCGAGACCCAGGTCGGATAGACCCAGTTCACGTTCTTGCTGGAGGCAAAGCCGTGCACCAGGATGATCGGATCGCCCTCGCCTTCGTCGAGATAGGCAATTTCAACAGCGCCGTTGTGAAAGCTCGGCATCTTCAGTTCCGTGAGGATGTTGAGGGAATGGATTGATCTTAGACCACGATCCGGAAAAGTGTGCAGCGGTTTTCCGGCAACATCGTGCTCAAACAATAGCCCGAAGCGGCTCGCGCCTCAGGCCGTCGCGACCGCGTTGGCGAGTGCGGCCTCGGTTGCGATCCGCGCCTTGCGCAGCCGGCGCGCCCGCCTGCGGTCGCACCAGGCCTGGGTCAGGCGCTCGGTGGTCGCCTTGATGGAGGACAGAAGACCGAACAACGTCAGCACCGCGCCGAACAGCCACATCGCCAGATCGAACGCGCCGCCGATCAATAGCAGCGCGCCGCGGCCGAGCAGCTTGATGATCGCACGCGTCTTGCTGCCTTGCGCTTCGGCAAGCCGCGCCGCGTGCGCGACGTCCTTCGGGCCTTCGGCGATGCGCAAGGTATCCATCGCCCCGCGCGTGCCGGTCTTGCCGGCGACGCGGGTGACGTCCTTGCCCAGCCGCACCAGCGCGCCGGCCTTCTCGGCCCGGAACGCAGCCTTGATCGCGCTCACCGTCTCGCCCGGACGGAGCACCGAGCCTTTGGCGACCGCATTGCGGAGCATCGGCGTATCGACGACCTCGCGCGCGGAGCGGCCCGCCCATGTGGCGAGCCCCTCGCCGAGCCGCCCGACCTTGCGCGCATCCTTCACCAGCGTCAGTCCGGCGCGCACCGGCGCCGCACCACCGGCGGACACGTAGGTTGCCGCCGTCACCGCAAGGCCGGCGGCCGCGAGCCCGAGCACGAGGCGATCGGTGTCCTCGCCCATGGCGAGGTGCTTGCCCTCGCGGACGATGTCCCTGATGTCGCCAAACACGAAGAGATCGCCGGCGACCGTTCCCGACAGGCTCGCGACATCGTCGGCATTGCCGGTGACGAGGCCGGTGGCAAATCGCTTGGCCAATTGCGAAGTGGAATTCTCGGCCTTGACCGCATCGCTGACGCGGCTCAGGAGATCGTCCGGCAGCGCGATGTTGCGGTCGCGCGCGAGCGCGACGAAACTGTCGGCGAGATCGGCGTCTCCGGCCGCGAGCGCGGCCTCGATGTTGTCCTGAACCACCCGCTCGTTCTGCCGCAGCAGCGCATCGAGCTTCAGCTCGGACAGCACGGCGGGATCGTCCTGGGCGGCAAGGATCGCACCGGCCTCACGGGCATGCGGCGCCACCTGCGCGAGCAGGAAGCTGCACGCGGCAATACCCGCCAACGCCGTACTGATTCGCAGCCACTTCATGTGGAACAGCCCGGATGCCCCTGGGATCGCTCGCGCCGACAATTCGTCTTTCGTCTCGAATGCACGTGCCCACAGAGATAGTATGCCAAAATTGCGACACAACGTCCCCGACGAAAGAAGGGCTTCTCTCAGGCCGCAAGATTGTGTCGAATTTGCATGAGCAAATGAGCATGGGGCAATTGCGGAGCTTTCGGTTCCGCCGGACTAGCAATCAGCTGCACCCGCCAGTATGGTCCGCGGCGCCTTAAAGATGCCGCGTCAGTTCTTGATTGTGTCTGCCGCCATTGCCACTCCAGGATGAGTTACGATGTCCGACCATGTCGTCCCGCACTTCCACAACGATGCCGGTGTCCCCGTCATCGAGATCGGCTCGCAAGAGTTCATGTGCGTGGGCGCCAACCCTCCGTTCGACCATCCGCACGTCTTCCTCGACCTCGGCAACGACAACGAGATCATCTGCCCCTATTGCTCGACGCTGTACCGCTTCGCGGCCGACCTGAAGGCGGGCGAAGCCCGCCCGCCGGAATGCGTCCTGAAGGACAAGGTGGCCTGACCGTATCCGTCGGTCAGGGGTGGCGCTCTCCCGCACGATCGTCATCGCCGGTGCCGGCATCGGTGGACTGACGGCTGCGCTGGCGCTCGCGGCGCGCGGGTTCCGCATCGTCGTGCTGGAAAAGG contains:
- a CDS encoding zinc-finger domain-containing protein, translated to MSDHVVPHFHNDAGVPVIEIGSQEFMCVGANPPFDHPHVFLDLGNDNEIICPYCSTLYRFAADLKAGEARPPECVLKDKVA
- a CDS encoding alpha/beta fold hydrolase, which encodes MPSFHNGAVEIAYLDEGEGDPIILVHGFASSKNVNWVYPTWVSELRKNGRRVIALDNRGHGDSAKLYEPAQYSIPTMAGDVLALMDHLAIPQADIMGYSMGGRMAAWLSLNEPQRLRSAILGGIGIGGLIEGTGPGETVAKALEAPSLDEVTDPVGRTFRAFADQTRSDHRALAACLRGTRDLMTREQAARIDVPVLIAVGSTDDVAGSASALGAIIPGSEVLDIPNRDHMRAVGDKVYKTGVLDFLSRRG